From Streptomyces sp. NBC_01551:
GCGCTGTGACGTCAGGGGCGCCTGGCAACCCACCCACGAATCCGAAAAATCCAGCCAGACCGGACACCATGATTCACCAATTCGGACTAAACGGGTCATAAATGTGCCGGTTCTCACCCCGGGCGGGAGCGCGGGGAGGGCGGCCTGCCCAGGGCCGAAATCCGAGCCTCGAAAACAAGGCCACTTGGATCGGATTGGCCCTGTCCGTGCCGTACGGGGATGCCACACGGTGGGCTCTGCCCCCCTTTGGCCCCAGGAAAGGCTGGCCCCACCGGTGTCCACCACCCCTCCGCCCCCGCCGCGCCGCCTCACCCGCCGGCTGTCCCAGCTCTACGTGGGACTCGCCCTGTACGGGGCGAGCTCGGCCTTCCTGGTCCGCGCGGGCCTCGGCCTGGACCCGTGGGACGTCTTCCACCAGGGTCTGGCCGAGCGGCTCGGCTGGAGCATCGGCACGGTGTCGGTGACCGTCGGGGCGCTGGTCCTGCTGCTCTGGGTACCGCTGCGGCAGCGGCCGGGGCTGGGCACCGTGTCCAACGTCTTCGCGGTGGGACTGTCCATGGACGCGACGCTCGCCGTGCTGCCGGACGTGCACGGCATCGCCGCGCAGGTGGCGCTGCTGACGGCGGGCATCGTCCTCAACGGCGTCGCCACCGGCCTCTACATCAGCGCCGCCTTCGGACCGGGGCCGCGCGACGGCCTGATGACCGGACTGCACCGCCGGACCGGCCGGTCGGTGCGGCTGGTCCGCACGGGAATCGAGCTCACCGTCCTGGCGGCCGGCTTCCTCCTGGGCGGCACCGCCGGCTTCGGCACCCTCGCCTACGCCCTGGCCATCGGCCCGCTGTCGCAGATCTTCCTGAAGGCCTTCGCCCTCCCCGAACCCCCGCCGGCCCGAGCCGAGGCGGGTGCGGCGCCCCCGGCCGACGCGGGGGCGGCAACCCCGGCCGACGCGGGTGCGGCGACCCCGGCCGACGCGAGCGCGGCCGTCCCGGCCGACTCGGTTCCGGTGGCGGCCGGCGGGAATCCAGGTGCGCAGCGGTAAGAGCCACTGCCAGCATGCGGGCATGACCCCAACTGCTGCCGCCCGCGACTCCCTCGAAGGCCTCGCCCTCGGTGACGCCTTCGGAGAGCGCTGGTTCCCCCGGTTCTGGCCCGGCCAGGACCCGTACGAGCTGATCCGCGCGCGCCGGACCCCCGAGGACCCGGCCTGGCGCTGGACGGACGACACCGCGATGGCGCTCGCGCTCCACCAGGTCCTGGTGCTGCACGACGCCGTGCACCAGGACCAGCTCGCCGAGGCGTTCGCGGCGGCCTACCTCGACGACCGGTACCGCGGCTACGGGTACGGCATGCACCAGCTGCTGCCGAAACTGGCTCAGGACCCGTCGAGTTGGCGGACCGAGACCAGGGACCTGTTCGACGGCCAGGGCAGCCTCGGCAACGGGGCGGCCATGCGGGTGGCGCCGCTGGGCGCGTGGTTCTGCGAGGACCTCGACGAGGTGGCGGAGCAGGCGGTGTTCTCCGCCGAGGTCACGCACGCCCACCCGGAGGGCGTCGCGGGCGCGGTGGCCGTGGCCCTGGCCGCCGCCCTGGCCGCCCGCAGCCGGAACCGGCCCGCCCCGCACGGCGCCGCGTTCCTGACGGAGGTGGCGGACCGTACGCCGTCCGGGCGGATCCGGGACGGCCTGCGCGCGGCCGCCGCTCTCGCCCCGGGCACGGGCGCGCGGGAGGCCGCCGAGGTCCTCGGCAACGGCCGGCGGATCCGCGCGAGCGACACGGTGCCCTTCGCCCTGTGGTCGGCCGCGTGGAACCTGGACAGCCTCGCCGACGCGCTGTGGACCACGGCGGAGGGCCTCGGCGACGTCGACACCACCTGCGCCATCACCGGCGGAGCGGTCGCCGCCCGCACCGGCACGTCCGCCGTCCCCGCACTCTGGCGCGAGCGCCGCGAGCCACTGCCCGACTGGCTCGTGAACGCCTGAGCCGGGGGAGGAGGCCGGGGGAGGAAACGGTACGTTTCGCTGTTCATCGGGCGCCGTCGGCGGCGTTAGGCTCAGGCCGCAGAACGACCTCCGGCGCCCTTCCCCCCGGCCCACGGCCACCGGGGGCCCAGGGGCCCGATCAACGCCGATGTCGCCGGCCGACGGCATCACCGACCGGCGGCATCGCCAACTGACGGCATCGAGGAGCCACGTTGACGTCACCGAATCCGCCGGAGCGCAAAGCGCCGCCGAAGGGCACCCCGTTCGCCGCGCTCGCCGCCGACCCCTTCGGCCCGCTGCGCACCCGCGGGTACCTGAAGCTCCTCGCCCTCGCCGCCCTGCTGGGCGTCGTGGTGTCGGCGGGTGCGTACGGGTTCCTCCAGGCGGTCGATCAGATCCAGCAGGCCCTGTACGACGACCTCCCCAAGGGCCTCGGATTCGAACGGCCGCCCGCGTGGTGGCCGCTGCCCCTCCTCGTACTGTCGGGCGTGCTGGTCGCGCTGACGGTGCAGTACCTGCCGGGCAACGGCGGCCACCAGCCGGCCGAGGGGCTCAACACCAAGGGGGCGCCGCCCTCGGCGGAGATCCCCGGCATCCTGCTCGCGGCCCTGGCCGGGCTGGGCTTCGGCGCGGTGATCGGCCCCGAGGCCCCGCTGATCGCCCTCGGCGGCGGCGTCGCGCTGTACGCCGTCCGGCGCGTCCAGCCGCACGCCGACGCCACCACCCAGGCCGTCGTGGCCGCCGCCGGCAGCTTCGCGGCGATCAGCGCGCTGCTGGGCTCGCCGCTGATCGGCGCGTTCCTGCTCATGGAGACCGCCGTGGTCGCCGGGCCCGCGCTCGGCGTCACGCTGATGCCCGGACTGCTGGCCGCGGGCATCGGCTCGCTGGTCTTCACGGGGCTGGGCTCCTGGACCGGGGTCGGCGCCGGCCAGCTCGTCATCCCGAGCCTGCCGGCCACCAGCCGCCCGGACCTCGCGCAGTTCGGCTGGGCGCTCGTGGTCGGCATCGCGGCCGCCTTCGTGGGCACCGGGATCCAACGCCTCGCGCTGCGGCTGCAACCGCACGTGAACCGGCGCCGCCTCCTGTGGACCCCCCTCTTCGGCCTCGCCACGGCGGGCCTGGCCATCGCCTACGCGCAGGGCACCGGCAACGACTCCGCCCAGGTGCTCTTCTCCGGCCAGAGCGCCCTGCCCGACCTGCTCCGCCACGCCACCGACTACACCGGGGGCGCGCTCACCCTGCTGGTCGTCTGCAAGGGGATCGCCTACTGCCTCTGCCTCGCGGCGTTCCGCGGCGGCCCGATCTTCCCGGCCCTCTTCATCGGCGCGGCGGGCGGCATCGCCCTCTCGAACCTCCCCGGCCTCCCGTTCGTCGCGGCCGCCGCGATGGGCATGGGCGCGATGTCGGTGGCGCTCCTCAAACTCCCGATGACGTCGGTCCTGCTCGCCACCCTGCTCCTGGGCGCGGACGGCGTGACCGTGATCCCCCTGGTGATCGTGACCGTCGTAACGTGCCACGTCACCGCCTCCCGCCTGACCCCGCCCCCGCAGCCCAAGCCCACCGCCGCTGCCGCCGCCGCCGCCGCACCAGCAGGGCCCTGAGACGGGCGTCCGTCAGGCCGCTCCCCCTCCGGCGCGGCCCACCAGGCGCGCCTCCAACGCGCGCTTGGCCTGCGGCCATTCCGGCCGGGTGATGCTGTACACCGCCGTATCGCGGATCCAGCCGTCCCGCATGACCATGTGGTGGCGCAACACGCCCTCGTGCGTCGCGCCCAGCCGGGCGATGGCCGCGCGCGACTTCGCGTTCCGCACGTCCGTCAGCAGCTCGACCCGGTTC
This genomic window contains:
- a CDS encoding YitT family protein, producing MSTTPPPPPRRLTRRLSQLYVGLALYGASSAFLVRAGLGLDPWDVFHQGLAERLGWSIGTVSVTVGALVLLLWVPLRQRPGLGTVSNVFAVGLSMDATLAVLPDVHGIAAQVALLTAGIVLNGVATGLYISAAFGPGPRDGLMTGLHRRTGRSVRLVRTGIELTVLAAGFLLGGTAGFGTLAYALAIGPLSQIFLKAFALPEPPPARAEAGAAPPADAGAATPADAGAATPADASAAVPADSVPVAAGGNPGAQR
- a CDS encoding ADP-ribosylglycohydrolase family protein — protein: MTPTAAARDSLEGLALGDAFGERWFPRFWPGQDPYELIRARRTPEDPAWRWTDDTAMALALHQVLVLHDAVHQDQLAEAFAAAYLDDRYRGYGYGMHQLLPKLAQDPSSWRTETRDLFDGQGSLGNGAAMRVAPLGAWFCEDLDEVAEQAVFSAEVTHAHPEGVAGAVAVALAAALAARSRNRPAPHGAAFLTEVADRTPSGRIRDGLRAAAALAPGTGAREAAEVLGNGRRIRASDTVPFALWSAAWNLDSLADALWTTAEGLGDVDTTCAITGGAVAARTGTSAVPALWRERREPLPDWLVNA
- a CDS encoding chloride channel protein; this encodes MTSPNPPERKAPPKGTPFAALAADPFGPLRTRGYLKLLALAALLGVVVSAGAYGFLQAVDQIQQALYDDLPKGLGFERPPAWWPLPLLVLSGVLVALTVQYLPGNGGHQPAEGLNTKGAPPSAEIPGILLAALAGLGFGAVIGPEAPLIALGGGVALYAVRRVQPHADATTQAVVAAAGSFAAISALLGSPLIGAFLLMETAVVAGPALGVTLMPGLLAAGIGSLVFTGLGSWTGVGAGQLVIPSLPATSRPDLAQFGWALVVGIAAAFVGTGIQRLALRLQPHVNRRRLLWTPLFGLATAGLAIAYAQGTGNDSAQVLFSGQSALPDLLRHATDYTGGALTLLVVCKGIAYCLCLAAFRGGPIFPALFIGAAGGIALSNLPGLPFVAAAAMGMGAMSVALLKLPMTSVLLATLLLGADGVTVIPLVIVTVVTCHVTASRLTPPPQPKPTAAAAAAAAPAGP